In the Balaenoptera acutorostrata chromosome 7, mBalAcu1.1, whole genome shotgun sequence genome, one interval contains:
- the AGR3 gene encoding anterior gradient protein 3, whose translation MMLHSALVLCLLLITVSSNLAIAIKKGKRPPQTLSRGWGDDITWMQTYEEGLSHSKKSNKPLMVIHHLEDCQYCQALKKVFAQNKEIQEMAQNNFIMLNLMHETTDKNLSPDGQYVPRIMSVDPSLTVRADITGRYSNRLYTYEPQDLPLLIENMKKALKLIQSEL comes from the exons ATGATGTTACACTCAGCTTTGGTCCTCTGTCTCTTACTCATCACGGTTTCTTCTAACCTTGCCATCGCAATCAAAAAGGGGAAAAGACCTCCTCAGACACTCTCAAGAG GATGGGGAGACGACATCACTTGGATGCAGACTTATGAGGAAGGTCTCTCACATTCAAAAAAG AG TAACAAGCCACTGATGGTTATTCATCACTTGGAGGACTGTCAATACTGCCAAG CACTAAAAAAAGTGTTTgcccaaaataaagaaatacaagaaatggCACAGAATAATTTCATCATGCTGAATCTCATG CATGAAACCACTGATAAGAATTTATCACCTGATGGACAATATGTGCCCAGAATCATGTCTGTGG atccTTCTTTAACAGTCAGAGCTGATATAACTGGAAGATACTCAAACAGATTATATACATATGAACCTCAGGATTTACCGCTAT TGATAGAAAACATGAAGAAAGCATTAAAACTTATTCAATCCGAGTTATAA